One window of the Equus caballus isolate H_3958 breed thoroughbred chromosome 2, TB-T2T, whole genome shotgun sequence genome contains the following:
- the UBXN10 gene encoding UBX domain-containing protein 10, with amino-acid sequence MATEAPVNITPPECGTVISTAADSFVWQPDMHVIRPKSAKGRTRPSLHKSQGAEVGSQRTPPCLPPAIPYELPSSQKPGACAPKSPNQGAPEEVPELPQQVSFGGSSSLNKYPVLPSINRKTLEERAVETVAEKAGSLQLSGIQALYREESCTRKMSTEDSRARARSPERKFIVQTKRQSPSGPGDLEEPSDQEPRLLLAVRSPSGRRFVRHFRPTDNLQTVVAVAEHKNKASYRHCSVETMEVPRRRFSDLTKSLQECRIPHKSVLGISQEDGEGWP; translated from the coding sequence ATGGCCACAGAAGCTCCTGTAAACATAACCCCCCCTGAATGCGGCACTGTTATCAGCACAGCGGCTGACAGCTTCGTTTGGCAGCCAGACATGCACGTCATAAGGCCCAAGTCCGCCAAGGGACGGACGCGGCCCAGTCTGCACAAATCCCAGGGCGCAGAGGTGGGCTCTCAGCGCACACCGCCTTGCCTGCCTCCAGCCATTCCCTATGAGTTGCCAAGCAGCCAGAAACCAGGAGCCTGTGCACCCAAATCTCCGAATCAGGGAGCTCCTGAGGAGGTCCCGGAGCTGCCGCAGCAGGTGTCCTTCGGGGGTTCGTCTTCCCTCAATAAATACCCAGTTCTTCCTTCCATCAACAGGAAGACCCTGGAGGAGAGGGCTGTGGAAACCGTGGCCGAAAAGGCCGGCTCACTGCAGCTGAGCGGCATCCAGGCTCTGTACCGAGAGGAGTCCTGCAccaggaagatgagcacagaagATTCCAGAGCCCGAGCTCGTTCCCCGGAGAGGAAATTCATTGTCCAAACCAAGAGACAGAGCCCCTCCGGGCCTGGAGACCTGGAGGAACCATCAGATCAGGAGCCAAGGCTGCTGCTTGCTGTCAGATCACCCTCAGGTCGAAGGTTTGTACGCCATTTCCGGCCAACCGACAACTTACAGACCGTTGTTGCTGTGGCTGAGCACAAGAACAAGGCCAGCTACCGACACTGCAGCGTTGAAACGATGGAGGTGCCCAGGAGACGTTTCTCTGACCTCACCAAATCTCTGCAAGAGTGCAGAATCCCCCACAAGTCGGTGCTGGGCATCTCCCAGGAAGATGGGGAGGGGTGGCCATGA
- the PLA2G2C gene encoding putative inactive group IIC secretory phospholipase A2 isoform X1: MKIIGVLVIFASCLIAPTHSSFWQFQRMVKHITGRSAFFSYYGYGCYCGLGGKGTPVDDTDRNIGAARLTRCLPVLIPNSGRKNPRGSLWKSCPSGCCLAHDCCYEKLKQLGCQPVLNTYQFHLVNGTVACECTLGPGVGCLCGLRACECDKRSAYCFKESLPTYEKNFKQFSSRPRCGRRDRAS; encoded by the exons ATGAAGATCATTGGCGTTCTCGTGATCTTCGCCTCCTGCT TGATCGCCCCCACCCACAGCAGCTTCTGGCAATTTCAAAGGATGGTCAAACACATCACAGGGCGGAGTGCCTTCTTCTCATATTACGGATATGGCTGCTACTGTGGGCTTGGGGGCAAAGGGACCCCCGTGGACGACACTGACAG GAATATAGGCGCAGCAAGGCTGACTCGCTGTCTCCCAGTCCTGATTCCGAATTCCGGGAGAAAGAATCCAAGGGGCTCACTTTGGAAAAGTTGTCCGTCTGG GTGCTGCCTGGCGCATGACTGCTGCTATGAGAAGCTGAAGCAGCTGGGCTGCCAGCCGGTGCTGAACACCTACCAGTTCCACCTCGTCAATGGGACCGTGGCCT GTGAATGTACCCTCGGTCCTGGTGTCGGCTGCCTCTGTGGGCTGAGGGCCTGCGAGTGCGACAAGCGATCTGCATACTGCTTCAAAGAGAGCCTGCCCACCTACGAGAAAAACTTCAAGCAGTTCTCCAGCCGGCCGCGGTGTGGCAGGC GAGACAGAGCATCATGA
- the PLA2G2C gene encoding putative inactive group IIC secretory phospholipase A2 isoform X4: MKIIGVLVIFASCLIAPTHSSFWQFQRMVKHITGRSAFFSYYGYGCYCGLGGKGTPVDDTDRCCLAHDCCYEKLKQLGCQPVLNTYQFHLVNGTVACECTLGPGVGCLCGLRACECDKRSAYCFKESLPTYEKNFKQFSSRPRCGRRDRAS; this comes from the exons ATGAAGATCATTGGCGTTCTCGTGATCTTCGCCTCCTGCT TGATCGCCCCCACCCACAGCAGCTTCTGGCAATTTCAAAGGATGGTCAAACACATCACAGGGCGGAGTGCCTTCTTCTCATATTACGGATATGGCTGCTACTGTGGGCTTGGGGGCAAAGGGACCCCCGTGGACGACACTGACAG GTGCTGCCTGGCGCATGACTGCTGCTATGAGAAGCTGAAGCAGCTGGGCTGCCAGCCGGTGCTGAACACCTACCAGTTCCACCTCGTCAATGGGACCGTGGCCT GTGAATGTACCCTCGGTCCTGGTGTCGGCTGCCTCTGTGGGCTGAGGGCCTGCGAGTGCGACAAGCGATCTGCATACTGCTTCAAAGAGAGCCTGCCCACCTACGAGAAAAACTTCAAGCAGTTCTCCAGCCGGCCGCGGTGTGGCAGGC GAGACAGAGCATCATGA
- the PLA2G2C gene encoding putative inactive group IIC secretory phospholipase A2 isoform X3: protein MKIIGVLVIFASCLIAPTHSSFWQFQRMVKHITGRSAFFSYYGYGCYCGLGGKGTPVDDTDRCCLAHDCCYEKLKQLGCQPVLNTYQFHLVNGTVACECTLGPGVGCLCGLRACECDKRSAYCFKESLPTYEKNFKQFSSRPRCGRRKLQC from the exons ATGAAGATCATTGGCGTTCTCGTGATCTTCGCCTCCTGCT TGATCGCCCCCACCCACAGCAGCTTCTGGCAATTTCAAAGGATGGTCAAACACATCACAGGGCGGAGTGCCTTCTTCTCATATTACGGATATGGCTGCTACTGTGGGCTTGGGGGCAAAGGGACCCCCGTGGACGACACTGACAG GTGCTGCCTGGCGCATGACTGCTGCTATGAGAAGCTGAAGCAGCTGGGCTGCCAGCCGGTGCTGAACACCTACCAGTTCCACCTCGTCAATGGGACCGTGGCCT GTGAATGTACCCTCGGTCCTGGTGTCGGCTGCCTCTGTGGGCTGAGGGCCTGCGAGTGCGACAAGCGATCTGCATACTGCTTCAAAGAGAGCCTGCCCACCTACGAGAAAAACTTCAAGCAGTTCTCCAGCCGGCCGCGGTGTGGCAGGCGTAAGCTCCAGTGCTAG
- the PLA2G2C gene encoding putative inactive group IIC secretory phospholipase A2 isoform X2, translating to MKIIGVLVIFASCLIAPTHSSFWQFQRMVKHITGRSAFFSYYGYGCYCGLGGKGTPVDDTDRNIGAARLTRCLPVLIPNSGRKNPRGSLWKSCPSGCCLAHDCCYEKLKQLGCQPVLNTYQFHLVNGTVACECTLGPGVGCLCGLRACECDKRSAYCFKESLPTYEKNFKQFSSRPRCGRRKLQC from the exons ATGAAGATCATTGGCGTTCTCGTGATCTTCGCCTCCTGCT TGATCGCCCCCACCCACAGCAGCTTCTGGCAATTTCAAAGGATGGTCAAACACATCACAGGGCGGAGTGCCTTCTTCTCATATTACGGATATGGCTGCTACTGTGGGCTTGGGGGCAAAGGGACCCCCGTGGACGACACTGACAG GAATATAGGCGCAGCAAGGCTGACTCGCTGTCTCCCAGTCCTGATTCCGAATTCCGGGAGAAAGAATCCAAGGGGCTCACTTTGGAAAAGTTGTCCGTCTGG GTGCTGCCTGGCGCATGACTGCTGCTATGAGAAGCTGAAGCAGCTGGGCTGCCAGCCGGTGCTGAACACCTACCAGTTCCACCTCGTCAATGGGACCGTGGCCT GTGAATGTACCCTCGGTCCTGGTGTCGGCTGCCTCTGTGGGCTGAGGGCCTGCGAGTGCGACAAGCGATCTGCATACTGCTTCAAAGAGAGCCTGCCCACCTACGAGAAAAACTTCAAGCAGTTCTCCAGCCGGCCGCGGTGTGGCAGGCGTAAGCTCCAGTGCTAG
- the PLA2G2C gene encoding putative inactive group IIC secretory phospholipase A2 isoform X5, producing the protein MKIIGVLVIFASCLIAPTHSSFWQFQRMVKHITGRSAFFSYYGYGCYCGLGGKGTPVDDTDRNIGAARLTRCLPVLIPNSGRKNPRGSLWKSCPSGCCLAHDCCYEKLKQLGCQPVLNTYQFHLVNGTVACSLGNCCC; encoded by the exons ATGAAGATCATTGGCGTTCTCGTGATCTTCGCCTCCTGCT TGATCGCCCCCACCCACAGCAGCTTCTGGCAATTTCAAAGGATGGTCAAACACATCACAGGGCGGAGTGCCTTCTTCTCATATTACGGATATGGCTGCTACTGTGGGCTTGGGGGCAAAGGGACCCCCGTGGACGACACTGACAG GAATATAGGCGCAGCAAGGCTGACTCGCTGTCTCCCAGTCCTGATTCCGAATTCCGGGAGAAAGAATCCAAGGGGCTCACTTTGGAAAAGTTGTCCGTCTGG GTGCTGCCTGGCGCATGACTGCTGCTATGAGAAGCTGAAGCAGCTGGGCTGCCAGCCGGTGCTGAACACCTACCAGTTCCACCTCGTCAATGGGACCGTGGCCT GTTCGCTTGGCAACTGTTGCTGTTGA